The genomic segment TGCCTCTGCAATCGATTTCTCCTTGTCCATAAAGAGAAGATACTATTATGGCATCTGCATTAGTTTCAACAGCTGCATTTATAAAATCTTCTTGTGGTGAAAGCACTCCTATGTTTATAACATTAAACCCTGCTTCCGTTAAAGCATAATCTAAAATCTTATTACCAACCGCGTGACAATCTGAACCTATTACTCCTAAAATTAAAGTCTTTTTTTCCATTTTTTAAAAGCCTCCTAAATAATTTTTTAACACATTATTTTTTGAACTTTATTTCAATAATCTTTGACTTAAGCGCTTTTACTGAACCCTCATCTAGACTATATAGAAATTCAATTATTTCCTTATTGCTGGGATTTTTACTTTTAACATCTTTATATCTGCCTGGTGATACTATCATCACATCTGATTCTCGAATTATATCTTTAAGTTCATTATCATCAGTAGTATTTGAGAATTTTATATTGGCATCAGCTAATCCTGCCTTTTCTAAAGCTCCTTTTATTTTAAAAATAAATTCTTCAGAGATACATACAAATCCAAATTTTG from the Clostridium sp. CM027 genome contains:
- the glmS gene encoding methylaspartate mutase subunit S, with translation MEKKTLILGVIGSDCHAVGNKILDYALTEAGFNVINIGVLSPQEDFINAAVETNADAIIVSSLYGQGEIDCRGMREQCDEAGLKGILLTVGGNIVVGKQNWEDVHSRFSAMGFDRIYPPGTTLETTIHDLKEDLKIL